A DNA window from Alicyclobacillus vulcanalis contains the following coding sequences:
- the metA gene encoding homoserine O-acetyltransferase MetA — protein MPIKVPDDLPAKEVLAAEQIFVMGYQRAFTQDIRPLKILILNLMPKKEVTETQLLRLLGNSPLQVEVTLLRMRSHVAKNTSAEHLELFYQTFDEVSEQAFDGMIITGAPVEQLDFEEVTYWDELCEILDWTRSAVTSTLHICWGAQAGLYRHYGIPKRPLPEKCFGVFEHTVDLRCDLTRGFDDRFLAPHSRHTDVALEDVSRVPELQILSTSPEAGLYLAATPDASQIFVTGHPEYDATTLAEEYERDVQRGLDILPPKHYFPDDDPSQPPVNRWRAHANLLFANWLNYCVYQVTPYDLSGRVRKRQAQL, from the coding sequence ATGCCCATCAAGGTGCCGGACGATCTTCCTGCGAAAGAAGTTCTCGCAGCGGAGCAGATCTTCGTCATGGGCTATCAACGGGCGTTCACGCAGGACATCCGCCCGCTTAAAATTTTGATCCTCAACCTCATGCCGAAAAAAGAGGTCACCGAAACACAGCTGCTTCGCCTGCTCGGCAACTCGCCGCTCCAGGTGGAGGTCACGCTGTTGCGCATGCGCTCGCACGTGGCGAAGAACACGTCGGCCGAACACCTCGAGCTGTTCTATCAGACCTTCGACGAAGTCTCGGAACAGGCGTTTGATGGCATGATCATCACGGGAGCTCCTGTGGAGCAGCTCGATTTTGAAGAAGTGACCTATTGGGACGAGTTGTGCGAAATTCTGGACTGGACGCGATCGGCCGTCACGTCCACGTTGCACATCTGTTGGGGGGCACAGGCCGGGCTGTACCGGCACTACGGCATCCCGAAGCGGCCGCTGCCGGAGAAATGTTTCGGCGTCTTCGAGCACACCGTCGATCTTCGCTGCGACCTGACGCGCGGTTTTGACGATCGCTTCTTGGCGCCGCATTCCCGCCACACGGATGTGGCGCTGGAGGACGTGTCGCGCGTGCCCGAGCTTCAAATCTTGTCGACCTCCCCGGAGGCCGGCCTGTACCTGGCAGCGACGCCCGATGCGAGCCAGATTTTCGTGACGGGCCACCCGGAGTACGATGCGACGACGCTCGCGGAGGAATATGAGCGGGACGTGCAGCGGGGCCTGGACATTCTTCCGCCCAAACACTACTTTCCGGACGACGATCCGTCCCAACCGCCCGTCAACCGGTGGCGTGCGCACGCGAACTTGTTGTTCGCGAACTGGCTGAACTACTGCGTGTACCAGGTGACGCCGTATGACCTGAGCGGACGCGTGCGAAAGCGCCAGGCTCAGCTGTGA
- the panD gene encoding aspartate 1-decarboxylase: MLRQMCKGKLHRVRVTQADLNYVGSITLDPVLMRAARIRPYEMVQITNVENGVLWSTYAIPGDPGSGTVCLNGPPARHFQPGDRVIVLSLAWVDEAEWPTFTASVVLVDDDNRITSIMTSQPALDWEDDLGE; encoded by the coding sequence GTGCTCAGGCAGATGTGTAAGGGGAAGCTCCACCGCGTTCGCGTCACGCAGGCGGACCTCAACTATGTGGGCAGCATCACGCTCGATCCCGTCCTCATGCGGGCAGCGCGCATCCGCCCCTACGAGATGGTGCAAATCACCAACGTGGAAAACGGCGTGCTTTGGTCCACCTATGCCATTCCCGGGGATCCCGGGTCGGGCACGGTCTGCCTGAACGGACCACCGGCGCGCCATTTTCAGCCTGGCGATCGCGTCATTGTCCTGTCGCTGGCCTGGGTGGACGAGGCGGAGTGGCCGACGTTCACGGCCTCGGTGGTCCTCGTGGACGACGACAATCGCATCACGTCCATCATGACGTCGCAGCCCGCTCTCGACTGGGAGGACGATCTCGGCGAGTGA
- a CDS encoding inorganic phosphate transporter: protein MVLAAWLVAMFFAANIGASGTAASMGAAYGAGAVRRKWVALFLVSVFAFLGATTGGGRVVSTISNGIVPSRLVTVEITLIVLAAACVTLFVSNVVGVPLSTSEVTVGAVVGAGLAVGHVHVARLAFIVSMWLVVPFLSMTLAFLLGLAVRKIEPSLGSLSRPAVLALQAALLASGCYEAFSAGMHNVANAVGPLVAAHVLTVHAGLYWGALFVAIGAFALGGRVLDTNAKRITSLSVLQGIVVSVTSASLVLAAALGGIPVPQVQATTLAIFGVGQSHMGLDVWRQNIVRTILKTWLVSPLVAMLASYLVIEAAAFGSYVPLLVSIGSVVVAYLYWSMRPRTAWRAERAPQWRSVSSAGERQGLDGRDIF, encoded by the coding sequence ATGGTATTGGCGGCTTGGCTGGTGGCCATGTTCTTTGCCGCGAACATTGGCGCGAGTGGCACCGCAGCGTCGATGGGGGCAGCCTACGGGGCAGGCGCCGTGCGGCGAAAGTGGGTGGCCCTGTTTCTCGTCTCCGTGTTCGCGTTTCTCGGAGCGACGACGGGAGGCGGGCGGGTGGTGTCCACGATTTCCAACGGGATTGTCCCGTCTAGGCTTGTGACCGTGGAAATCACGCTCATCGTCCTGGCCGCCGCTTGCGTGACCTTATTTGTGTCCAACGTCGTCGGCGTTCCTCTGTCGACGAGCGAGGTGACCGTGGGCGCCGTCGTCGGGGCAGGATTGGCCGTGGGTCACGTCCATGTGGCCCGGCTCGCTTTCATCGTCTCGATGTGGCTGGTTGTGCCGTTTCTTTCCATGACCCTGGCTTTTCTGCTCGGGTTGGCCGTGCGAAAGATCGAGCCGTCACTCGGCAGCCTTTCTCGCCCGGCCGTCTTGGCGTTGCAAGCTGCCTTGTTGGCCTCCGGGTGCTACGAGGCGTTTTCGGCGGGGATGCACAACGTGGCCAATGCGGTTGGACCGCTCGTGGCGGCCCACGTTCTCACCGTCCACGCCGGGCTGTATTGGGGCGCGCTCTTCGTGGCAATTGGCGCGTTTGCGCTGGGAGGCCGCGTGTTGGATACGAACGCCAAGCGGATCACCAGCCTGTCCGTTCTTCAGGGCATCGTGGTTTCTGTCACCAGTGCAAGCCTGGTGCTGGCCGCCGCGCTCGGGGGCATCCCTGTGCCGCAGGTTCAGGCGACGACGCTCGCCATCTTTGGCGTCGGTCAGTCGCACATGGGGCTCGATGTCTGGCGGCAGAACATCGTTCGAACCATCCTCAAGACCTGGCTCGTGTCGCCCTTGGTCGCGATGCTCGCGAGCTATCTGGTCATTGAGGCTGCGGCGTTTGGCTCGTACGTGCCGCTCCTTGTGTCCATCGGCTCGGTCGTCGTCGCCTATTTGTACTGGAGCATGCGCCCTCGGACCGCGTGGCGAGCCGAGCGGGCCCCGCAGTGGCGCTCTGTGTCGTCTGCGGGCGAGAGGCAGGGTCTGGACGGGCGTGACATTTTCTAA